A single genomic interval of Primulina huaijiensis isolate GDHJ02 chromosome 7, ASM1229523v2, whole genome shotgun sequence harbors:
- the LOC140981578 gene encoding uncharacterized protein gives MLHQYSDGVKCRVFLGTLVRSAQQWFKTLQPNSIRSFEDFSDAFLHRFASSKRQQRNYLSLFGMKQQEAETLREFIQRFNSAALEIPAATPDIMRSAVTQGLRGGKFFKSLVKKPPLSYDDLLARAEKYMNLEDAQ, from the coding sequence ATGTTGCATCAGTATTCAGATGGAGTCAAGTGTagggtgtttctgggcacgttggtgaggtcagcccaacAATGGTTTAAGAccttgcagcccaactccatacgatctttcgaggatttttccgATGCTTTTTTGCACAGATTCGCTAGCAGCAAGAGGCAACAAAGAAATTATTTGAGCCTGTTTGGGATGAAGCAACAAGAAGCAGAAACTTTGCGAGAATTTATCCAGCGTTTCAACAGTGCAGCGCTGGAGATACCAGCGGCGACCCCTGACATCATGAGAAGCGCCGTTACCCAGGGACTGAGAGGAGGCAAATTCTTCAAATCGCTCGTCAAGAAACCTCCATTGAGCTATGATGATCTTTTAGCTCGGGCAGAAAAGTATATGAATCTAGAAGATGCCCAATGA